The DNA region aaacaaaacagatctGAGACTGCCTGTGTGGTGTATTTATAGTGCTGTTTCTGTATATATGGAGTTGAGATGTTTCCTCTCCCTTTAAATGTGTCATCTTTCTAATCAGTTGGGAGGATTTATTTGGCTAAACAGTTAGGCTAACACATTACTCACATTGCAAAAAAAAGGAgtattttggtttcttctgaataatagtttaaaatagaaaattgtaGGTTTCTGACAAGCATAGTATATGATGCTACTTGGGGGGATGGCTTTGTTAGCAGTAACTCcttcaaaatttttgttttgtttctgaagctttgcTGTTCTGGTTTTGACTAATACTCTGTTTGAATTTAGAAGTATACTAATATGACACAAAATTTGAATAAAGTTTGTCCATAAAAGtataatttcatttcattaaaaagaaaacatctgggacttccttggcagttcagtggttaagactctgagtttccactgcaggggcaggggttcaattcctgaggaCCTAAGgtgcaaagaaggaaaaaaagaggaagtctGTGGTCATGGAACAAACCACAGTTCTACAATTAGGGGATACATAGTAATGGTAAATGGTAGCGTTCGTGTGTTAGTCCCTCACTGTCCTTTCAATGCACTTTTTTCATGTAATCCTTGATTCTGAGGTGCATATTAATATTACCcatattttataggtgagaaagtTGAAGCTTTTCAGAGAAGATAAATAATTTGCCTGGCAAAGAGCTAGCAAATCTGAGAGGCTTGAGCACACCTAGACCCATCTAACTTCAAAGCCCATGCTTTTAAAACAAGGCTTTGCATAGGTAGCAGCATGCAGACAGATCCTAACATTAGGAAATAGACCTTACCTGTACGCGGCTTACTAGATATGTGACCTAGGCAGGTTATTATATTATTGTTCAGCCTTGAtcttcctcagctgtaaaatggggataataaaactATTCTTGCAGTGTTTTTAAGATTAGAAATAACTTATTGTGCCAGAAAAGGAGTAGGCATTTGATaactatttccttcttttccctgaAAGAGGCTCAGTATACACTATGGTaggttatatttttttaaacttcattggATCCTTTCGAATCAGCCTGTGCCGCAAACAGGATTTTAAAGAGCTGCTATTGAATGGAACATCAGTTCTATTGAAATGGTTGTCCATTTCTAAAAAGGTGTGTATGAAACGTTATGAGAACTCTGAAGCCTGATGAGAAGAGGGAGAATTAAAAACCTTAAAAGTTGGGTAAAATTTCAATAAGTAAAAAAAGGAGAGGGTTTTACATTACATGTAATTGAAGTAGATTAGTATATTGCTTGTTCCTGGGATAATGAACAGACAAATTTGGCTCATTCATGTAGGAGTGTAGCTGTGAATTAATTCCTGGGAGCAAAGTTCAGAGAAGATGTATGAAGGCCAGATTATAGAAAGCCATCTGTTTCATGATAAAGAATTTaactcttcattttaaaatatttactctgaaCAGTTATAGGAGAAATTATATTTCTCAAAATGAGTGATTTTGCACATGAAAACATTAAGGTAGGCCTGAGTGCCAAATCAGAAAATGCAGTCACTTATTAATAAGGCAAAAGGAATAGGCATAGAATAGTTAACCAGGCTTGCTGACTAAGTACTGGTTACCCTTGTTCTCACTGGCTTTCGTGAAAGTTAATTATGCAGCATTCCTAGGAACAAGACCATTCTTAGACCCAAATACACTTGGCTGATGAGTGGCAGAAGTGTCTATACCGCTTGGGAAACAAAACACGTTTTCCATGACTCCCAGAGGCGCAAGCGTACACATCTTTCAGTGATCTTTTCACCTCCATTTATTGTGCTTTTCTCCTTTTACTACtccacataaaatttaaaagatccaTTAAATAAATCTCATGGAAAATGAAGCAGTAAAAATTATGGCCTTTTTAAGTTAACAAAACTGGATTTTCTTCAAAGTTGAATcttgatctctttttttttttcactttccctgttttcatgtttttaatttttattggagtacagtgctgtgttaatttTTCTACTGGACAGCAAAATGTGTCAGCCATACACACGCCTATATTCTCTCCCTTTATATCCTTCGCAGCCTAGGGTTGAATCAGTAACTATATGTGTGATGGCTGGAATCGAGGGCCACTCATATGCACCTTTCTTTAGTAAACAGAATGTCTCTGGGGTAAACACAGTGAATGCAAGAAAATCACCAAGTTGCTTTAATCTGCTCCCTTTGTTTTGTCACCAGCCTCCATCCCCGTGTGGTCGTCTTATTGAAAGTGTGCCCTAGCGCTAATTCCACGGTAAAGCAGTGGCTTTATTATCCACCTGGTCTACCTTTTCTTACTGTGACCCAAGGTCAAGTGGAAGCGCTGCCACATCCTACATAGCAGACCATGATGCTAAAACTCAATTCTATAGCctattacagaaaaaaagaggcaagaaaatctgtttattatatttttaggAGTTGTAGGTCACTGTAACACATTTTCAGTGGCCTTGTGCCTGTTTTATTATATGTGTCTGTTGAACTAATGTaaaatcagtttttcttttttttactgtgaaAAAGGATCACTTTAGTAAAACTAAAATTTAGGCTGCTATGATTTTCATATGTagtctttttctaaatttaaagggaaaaagagtAATACAAGCTTCAGTCACTACTGTGGTATAGCCTACATTTTTAAATATGAGCTATttgagaaaatacattaaaatcatATACCCCACACTTTAAGACAAGTTTGtaaacaaaactttttaaaaagctcttttaATCTAAATTTGGTCTCTCTGTTCCTGTGGAGTTCTGCAGAGTGGCTTGGTGGTTGGTTGTGTTAATGTTGGTCCCTGGAATAAGATTGTCATCTTCGCCTTCAACCAAAGGATCCCACTGATCAAAATCTTTCTGAAGTCCTGCAATATAGAAATGTCATATTCAACTTTTGAGAGCATTAAACAGTTCAGTGCCTCTAGGGGGCATCCTAGCCTCACAAACCACACACACCACGTCAGGATTAAGGAGTCGACAAGCCCCCTGTGAGCACGAGGTAGCTGCAACATCTGAATGAGAGGATTGAGGCCCTGTGCTGTCTGAGCATGGAAATCCCCACCTGGCTTCACCGAAACACTGTTAGCTCTAACAGGCAGGCTTGCTGCCTATGACACAAGTACACAAAACCACAAATTGTTTTCCAGCTGATTGACTGCAGTGttacattgtaaaccaactgggAACCTTTAAAATAGGACTTACGCTGTtaagatagggcttcccaggtggctcagtggtttaaaaaaaaaaaaaaaacctgcctgccaatgcaagagacccaagtttggtcttctgggttgggaagatcccctggaggagggcatagcaacccactccaggattcttgcctggagaatcccatgaacgaaggagcctggcaagctacagtccacagggtcacaaaaagtcagacacgactgagcacatgcgAGTGAGTTAAGATAAACAGTTTTGTCCTGAGAATCATCTGGTCTATGTCAGGAAAGAAGATGCCGTATCTTACCTAAATGTTTTTGTAAGAACGCTAAGGAAGCTTTGTTGCTGAGGCTGATGGCTACATTGGAATCGATGTCTCCTTTCAGTGTGAATAGGTAGCCAATTATTTTGCCAGTGGCAAAAGTGAAGTCAACAAAATTCTGATGGACGGAACCCCTGAAAGAGAAAGGAGTTATCTGCAAATCACTTTGTTAGACAATATTATTTTTGTAGTTAAGGTGCAGGAAAGATGCTGGCCAAAACCCAAGGAAACAAAACTTGTAAATCTGATCTCCCTAGATGTACTCAAGGGTCACAAGACTGTTCATTTAGGGGTATGagaggtggttctagtggtaaagaacctgcctgccaatgcaggagacagacgggggttcagtccctgggtctggaagatcctcgggcttggcaacccactccagtattcttgcctggagaatcccatggagagaggagcctggtgggctacagtccatgagggtgcagagagtcagacatgactgagtgacttagtatgcacataCGAGTATGTAAGCATCCTTCCCTCCAGACAAATAAGGCAAAGATTCCTGTCTTGCTTGGCATCTTGGTTTTAGAAGAGGTGATTCCTGCTTTGTAGGTCACTTCTGATTTGAGTAGATGGAATGGTTTTTATGTTGATAGTCTTTAAACCCAGAGCCAGAATCCTGCCCCCTTACCACCACACTTAACTGGATCTCTATTTGCTGTTGAGCAAAACACCTTGTATTTCAGCCTTGGATTAAGtagattaaaaaacaagcaaaaatttgCCTTGTATTATTCAAACTGGAAAGCCCTTCATAAATATTGCTAATTGATgaacttgtggctcagctggtaaagaatctgcccgcaatgcgggagacctgggttcaatccctgggttggaaagatgccctggagaaggaaaggatactctctccagtattccagcctggagaattccatggactgtatagtccatggggttgcaaagagtcagacacaactgagcgactttcactctcaaACATCAAATAGAACAGCCACTTCCAATGCACAGTTTTAACTATCTCTGGGCATTTGACATTTGATTTTCTTGCATTTTTCCCCCACTTTATTTCCTTGACATCAcatctttcctcctttgcctgaaCTACTCTGTTCTTCACTGGCTCATCCCCTAAATCCTCAAGATTCTATTTTCAGACCAATTCTTTTCTCACTTTGCAGTCTCAGCTCCTCCATAGATTTCATTGATAATACGTTGAATACAAATTCTGTACTTTTCCAATTTGTGACCAAACACATATATCTAAAGGTTAAAACACACCCGTtccagggactcccctggtggtccagtggttaaggcaccctgcttccaatgcaaggggcgtgAGTTTGacccgggaactaagatcccacgtgtttatgtggtgcagccaagaaaatgtaaaagaacagaacagaacaaaaattACCTTTCCAGCCCCACTCAATGTCATTCTTCCTCTTTACTTTGCTACTTTTAAGCAAACCCCTATTATTTCAGTTATCTCTACTCAGTATAGAGcccagaactctgctcagtgtttccCACATCCCAATCCAAACTCTGAGTCAAAAGTAGAGAGGAGGTAAACAGTCAGGTCCACGAGACAGCTGAAAGCAGAGCCCTGAATGCTGCCTGCAGTGGAGAGAGGGCCTGAAGAGAAGGAGCGtgtggaagagaaaagaagggagCTGTCTGCAGGACATGAGAAGCGCAGGAGAATGGAGTCGTGGTACCCAAGGGAGGAGAAATGGGGGTAGTCCACAGGTGGCagggatgcagagacaagggcTGACGCTGCCAATAGCAACACAGCCACCTGTATCCTTAGTGGAGCCAGTTTCAGCTCACTGCCAAGGTCAGCAAGACAGACTGCAGAAGTCAGAGTAAACGGAAGTCAGGACagggaggcagagcagggaaaaaacAGAGAGAGTGATAGCCTAATAAGGGAGGCTGAGTATTCTCTACTATTTCTGTTTTAGAATTAAACAGACTTGCATATACCAATAAGCTAAATTGACATCCTTACCTTAAATATCTGGGTCCTTTCTCACCATCTATCTAAAGCCTTTTGATTGTTTAAGACCCACTGTACCACCATTTCTTCTAAGCAGCCTTTTATGAGCACCTTACTTGGTGGCTCAAAgactgcaaagaatctgcctgcaaagggcggattcaggtttgattcctgggttgagaagatcctctggagaagggaacggctacccactccagtattctatcctggagaattccatggacagaggagcctggtgatctacaGTCCTTGcagtcataagagtcagacactattgagcgactaacactttcactttcacttagaaaaCAGCCCTCCATTCTGTCTCCAGAGTGTTTATTGCCTTTACAGTGTGTGTTTACTTCCTGGCGCCTCTTCTCTGCCCTTCTGAGTAAATCAGGTTCAGACAGAAGCAGAAGCCCAGTTTTTGTAACATCTCACTACAAGTTCAAAACCCTATGGGAATTCTTTTTTATCCACGATGTAAGTATATTGTCAACCCTCAAAGGGATCCCATTATAGCTTTGGGAATTAATAAATTCATATACTTACCAAATGAGTAAACAGATCAGATCATCTTACTCAGCAGATcatcttacttaaaaaaaaaaaaaatgttctaagcCAAGCCTAATGATGGAATACTTCCCCCTACCCCAGTCCTAGAAATGTGTAGTCTTGCTCTTATATTCAGATAGAAGTAGCATGCATCCTGATGCAAATTTTAATTATCAGCGTATGTACGATATATACGAACACTACTCAAaaaaagtgcattttaaaaagagaaagtctaAATGCACTTGGAAACTGAGATTACCTAACAGTCTCCCTTATTCCAAGTCTAAACAACAAACTGAACAATTCTAGACTAGCTACTCAATGATATTCACTGACTGTGTATCCAAGTTTCAGGTTTCTGTTTCAGATGATGTAATGTCACTTACTGATACTTACCTAATTGTAATCATTTTTCGTTCTCTATCAGGTAAGAAgcattttttcattcttatgaTATTAGAAGGGTATTGGAATCGTTCCGAGTTGATAAAAAAGAGGGGTTGAGGAATTCTGGAATATACTTCATCAGCCACGGGAAACATCCATGCATCCAGAGCGATGCCACACCTGATGGAAGAAGGCTGGTTAAATGCTGCCCGCATGCAGGGATTTCTAATATCACAGGGATTCAGAGACAAACACCTCACCAGTTCGTTATGGGTGATCTCTCTGGGTGGAAGAGGTATTACCTTTCATTGTGGGAAGGGGATATCATTAGCTTTGCAAGGCAGCAAACTTGTAATTACATCACCATTTCCTTTAGGAGGCATTTAAGAATTACAACCCTtcgaaacatttaaaatttttttgtcatCCTTGaagatcaattttaaaataagcaattcTATAAAATTGTGGGGTGTCTGTCTGAAAAGATACAGTCTATGCACTATTGCCCCGTCTTTCTAGTTCTTCTGGACCCTGCCAtgttctcattttcattatatcttTCTGAGTAACAGTTAGACCCTTTCCTTTATGTGTAAAGATACTTCCCCTGGGAGAGTTGAAGAAAAGCATATGGAGTATATCATTtgaaaatgcaatttttaaagttaagttATCCAGTGTTTCTTGGCCTTTTGGAGACTCTATTTTATGCGCTAAATGGATGAAAGAAGAGAATCTTCTTATGTTGAAATAGCTTTTAAGAAATGTGAGCTAAAGTTTCACGAATGATCCCACTTTCTACATGGTTGATTCTATGTGATCTCATCAGTTTGGGATGAAACGgttcaagaaagaaaatgttcctTCAAGTTAGAAGACTGGGGTCCTGACTTCCACTCCAGTAGCTATGTAATTTTAGCCCATGCTCAACCttaaagatggaaaaaataataatttaaaaatgcccTGCCCATCTAACATAGAATTGGAATCAACTTCTGAGAGAAAAGGATGTCAAAGCTGAGATACAAAGAATAAAAGTTTGGAGGTGGGTGGTATGTTCTCAGTAAAAATTTCATGGATGAAAACCTGGAGCTGAGATAGTGCAAATGTGAGTTAtgtaaaacagtttttttttttttaatgtaaaacagtttttttttaaaaaatgccctgCCAATTGGGGAATCTAGAAAATAGTATAAGATGACAACATTATTATTACAATCATTATGTCAcagataatatgtatatataaagataaatttCCAAATGAAAATGATAAGCCCTTGAACAGATAAATAATAATGAGGAAAAACAGAGATGGGGAGAATTTTCAATAGCCAAAGTAGATGTTTCTGTTTAGGAAAATTCATGTGAAGGATTTTATGGAGGCAAAAGAATGGACTTGTGAACTCCCAAAGATCTCTTCCTCACTAAGAACTTGGATACATTCTATATCACATGTGTTATCACTTCCCCCTGTTCCAATAACTTAGCATTCTCTCTCTCAGCCTTATTCTCTTACCTGAATCTCTGGTCTTCACTAAGAGTCTGAATAACTGTGGATCCACCAAAAGAATGTCCAATAACTGCTATTTTATCCCTATCAATAGAGTCCTATGTGAAAAAAGCATGACATAAATGCATAAGTATCTCACAGGCTGTTCAGAGGATAGGCAGAGATTTTGTGAATCACAAGATTATTATTTCACAGGCATGATTAAGTACCTTGATTcttagaaaagaaatatatacacactcacatgcacccacacacccacacacacccacacatgtgtctgtatacatacatacctatataTATGAACACTTCTATACAaaaacatgttatatatatatacttataaaacATATCCATACATATACTTATAAAACATATGTATAagttttatctatatatatacaaaaacttCTTTGGTTTCAgcaccaaaacaaaaccaaacaaaaacctcaaataaaGAAGTGAACTTCATGGCTTTCTTCATCGCCCACACTGGCACCATCAATGTCATTGCTGATCGCTCCCTCTCCCGCACTCCACATTCATTAATTTGTCCATACTCtgagtatttattgaacacctgctcTGCGTCAGGCACTGCAGTTCATTTCCCACGAATTCCTAGTCTATTTGGGAAGGAGTTACAGATACACAACACAGACGAGGTAAGGAGGTGCCAAGGAGCATGTGTGGTAGATGGCTAGCCCAGTCCAGATGGGCAGTGGGGCCCAGGCAAGCTTCATGGATAAGGAGATAAGGAGATGCCTGACTTAGGTTGATGATCAAGCAGGTCTGTGTCAGGAGGACGAGGCATCAGACCAAGGGGACCACATGTCCAAAGCCAAGGACACAGGAGTGGCTAGTTGAGTGGCACAAATGACTCACAGTCCAGAGGACAGACCATCATCTTAGTTTGTTCCCTTCCTTGTATTCCACACTCCCACACACTTCTGAGTCTTCAAGCACACTATCCACTGGGATGTGCTTCCACCCTACCCCAGCATTTTGTCTAAAACTTTTGACCAGCATTTCAGGATCAAGCTCAAAAAGATGCAGGAGCTGCCCAAGAAATTACAATACTTCCACTGTTTATATTATATCGAACGTATGAAATTACcaactttttttttgtagatCAAAGGTGGCTGGTGGCAATTGTACACATAGTTCAACCTAATGCATTTCTCACTCTTGGAATACTTtcccagtacttttttttttttttttgaagccctTTATCATGTTGTACCTCGTATTATAGCAGTAAAACAGACAATAATAAGAGCAACAAAGAAGTCCAGGCCAagggaaaatgaattttttttaagctcacCTTCAGCTGTTTCACATCAAACTCTAAATCTAGTACATTCGTCACTGGCCTCCCGTGATCAATGTCCAGAATCAAACTGAGCGCTTGAGAACATTCCTTTGCTCGTTGCTGTAACTAAGAGGATGATTAGAAGTAGGACATGACAAAGTAAAGAGCTGTAACACGTAAAGCTTGTGTAGAGGGTGAAACACAGGACAAAAATTTGGTTGCCTATAGAACACAGCCTAGCATAATGAGCCAGGCACCAGCTTTGCAGGTACTTATTGCTTAGTCTAAATCCTGG from Ovis canadensis isolate MfBH-ARS-UI-01 breed Bighorn chromosome 20, ARS-UI_OviCan_v2, whole genome shotgun sequence includes:
- the PLA2G7 gene encoding platelet-activating factor acetylhydrolase isoform X2 produces the protein MAAANIGQSKIPRGNGSYSVGCTDLMFDYTTKGTFLRLYYPSQDDDHSNTLWIPNKEYFLGLSKFLGTHWLMGKIMSLFFGSMTTPAAWNAPLRTGEKYPLIIFSHGLGAFRTIYSAIGIDLASHGFIVAAVEHRDGSASATYYFKNQSAVERGSKSWLYLRTLKRGEEEFPLRNEQLQQRAKECSQALSLILDIDHGRPVTNVLDLEFDVKQLKDSIDRDKIAVIGHSFGGSTVIQTLSEDQRFRCGIALDAWMFPVADEVYSRIPQPLFFINSERFQYPSNIIRMKKCFLPDRERKMITIRGSVHQNFVDFTFATGKIIGYLFTLKGDIDSNVAISLSNKASLAFLQKHLGLQKDFDQWDPLVEGEDDNLIPGTNINTTNHQATLQNSTGTERPNLD
- the PLA2G7 gene encoding platelet-activating factor acetylhydrolase isoform X1 yields the protein MLPSKLHVLFCLCTCLALVYPFDWQDLNPVAYIESPVWISKIQALMAAANIGQSKIPRGNGSYSVGCTDLMFDYTTKGTFLRLYYPSQDDDHSNTLWIPNKEYFLGLSKFLGTHWLMGKIMSLFFGSMTTPAAWNAPLRTGEKYPLIIFSHGLGAFRTIYSAIGIDLASHGFIVAAVEHRDGSASATYYFKNQSAVERGSKSWLYLRTLKRGEEEFPLRNEQLQQRAKECSQALSLILDIDHGRPVTNVLDLEFDVKQLKDSIDRDKIAVIGHSFGGSTVIQTLSEDQRFRCGIALDAWMFPVADEVYSRIPQPLFFINSERFQYPSNIIRMKKCFLPDRERKMITIRGSVHQNFVDFTFATGKIIGYLFTLKGDIDSNVAISLSNKASLAFLQKHLGLQKDFDQWDPLVEGEDDNLIPGTNINTTNHQATLQNSTGTERPNLD